In Phreatobacter stygius, a genomic segment contains:
- a CDS encoding nuclear transport factor 2 family protein yields the protein MSYDRSTAEAVIQLYLDGLYECDADKLGQAFHPSADLRWHEKGELNVLSYADWLERVRQRTSPKSQGHPRHDFVVTVDRSDETTAFVKVKCALPPRFFTDYLVLMKLNSGWQVVSKSYRYETHD from the coding sequence ATGTCTTATGACCGTTCGACCGCCGAAGCCGTCATCCAGCTCTATCTCGATGGTCTCTACGAATGTGATGCCGACAAGCTCGGCCAGGCTTTCCATCCGTCCGCCGACCTGCGCTGGCACGAGAAGGGCGAGCTCAACGTGCTGAGCTATGCCGACTGGCTCGAGCGGGTGCGGCAGCGCACCTCGCCCAAGTCGCAGGGCCATCCGCGCCACGACTTCGTCGTGACCGTCGACCGCTCGGACGAAACGACCGCCTTCGTGAAGGTCAAATGTGCGCTGCCGCCGCGCTTCTTCACCGACTATCTCGTGCTGATGAAGCTCAACAGCGGCTGGCAGGTCGTGTCGAAATCCTACCGCTACGAGACGCACGACTGA